One Coffea arabica cultivar ET-39 chromosome 5e, Coffea Arabica ET-39 HiFi, whole genome shotgun sequence DNA segment encodes these proteins:
- the LOC140006977 gene encoding uncharacterized protein codes for MVRDFGALRPTRNMSLEEIVAMFVYTLAHHEKNRTIGLTFLRSGETVSRQFNLCLLAVLKLHELLLENPEPIADECTDDRWKYFKNCLGALDGTLIKVTLLSDQKPRYRTRKASIATNVLGVCSPNMRFIYVLPSWEGSEHGDRVL; via the exons ATGGTTAGAGATTTTGGGGCTTTGAGACCCACAAGAAACATGAGTTTAGAAGAAATTGTTGCCATGTTTGTGTACACTTTGGCTCACCATGAAAAAAATAGAACGATTGGCCTTACATTTTTGCGAAGTGGAGAAACAGTGAGTCGCCAATTTAATCTTTGTCTTCTAGCAGTATTGAAATTACATGAGTTGCTACTCGAGAATCCTGAGCCTATTGCTGATGAGTGCACAGACGACAGATGGAAATATTTTAAG AACTGTCTTGGTGCTTTAGATGGGACTTTAATTAAAGTGACACTACTTAGTGATCAGAAGCCAAGATATCGAACAAGAAAAGCAAGTATTGCAACAAATGTATTAGGAGTTTGTTCTCCAAACATGAGATTTATATATGTTTTGCCTAGTTGGGAAGGTTCTGAACATGGTGATCGTGTGCTTTGA